The Rheinheimera mangrovi genome contains the following window.
TGTACAAATGGTACGCTGGTTTTAAGCCAGTAAATTTTTCAGCGTTTTCCACCTGAGCCATTTGCACATCAATACGACCTTTACGTAAATAAGCTAATGAATCTTCGGACTGATTAGGTACAAAGCTGATCGCTATACCGGTTTTCTCTGACCATAACCGCCATAAATCAACAAAAATACCCTGTACATCTCCGATGCCGCTGACATGCATATAAGGCTGGTTGCCAATAGAAACCCCTATCAGTAAGGTATTAGGATCGGTATCCACACTCAGCCACTTTCGTTCCAGTTGGTCTCGAAAACTCATATCAACAGCTTCTGCCAGCTGCTTTAAAGCCTGCAACAACTTCGGCTGATCCCGCCTGACGGCAAACGTGAGCTCTATTTTCCGGACCGGTACTTTTTTATACACCGGATAAAATGACATCAGTTCGCGGTAATTGCTGTAACGTGGAGGCAATCGGTCAAGACCAGTAAAAGCTTTTATTTCTCCCTTTAAGGCCGAGTCATACATCTTCGATACTGAATCATAGTGTTTTAACACCAAATCGGATTGCTGCTTTGTCAGGCTATCAATATGAGTAGAACGCTCAACAACCCCCACCAGATGAGGCCTTAAATCAGCCAGATTATGCACTCCGACTAAATCGCGATGCACAAACACATTGCTGAAGATATCCAGATAGCTCTGGCCTAATAAATACTGTTGTTCTCTATCTGCTGTCCGTCCTAACCCCCCATGCAAATCGATAGTCCCTGCATCCAGCATACTCAAGGTATCGGCCCAGTCTGCGGCAATAAATTCGACCTGTACGCCTCGTTGCCCAGCGACTTTGCGCCAGTAGTCCACCACTAAACCTGCGGGTTTGCCCTGCTCGTCAATGAACATGTAAGGATAAGTGTCGCTGGATATACCGATTTTCAGCGATGCAGGAAGCGGACTGACGGCTACAGAGTTTTGGGCCTGAGCAGTACAGCATGTAAATAACACAAACAACAGCAGCAGCTTTTTAATCATGTTCAGGACAGTGATTTTTACCTTGGGTTAAGATGTCGAATACAGCGATAATACGCAATTCATTTATATCAGCACTTTTTATAACGGAAATCGCAGATGCTTTATCTTGGCTGCCCGGTCTGGGCTAACCCTCAGTGGAAAAACCTGATATTTAACAGCAAACTGCAACCGTCCGACTTTCTTGCTAACTATAGTAGGTATTTCAACTCTGTAGAGGGCAATACCAGTTTTTATGCAGACCCATCGGCGCAAACTGTGACACGATGGGCCGAGCAAAGCAGCGAAAACTTTCTTTTTACCTTAAAAGTACCTAAGCGTTTAAGTCATCAGTTCCAGCAGTTTCAGGCGGAAGAATTGCAACTCTGGTTGAATTTGATCGCGCCTCTTACGAACAAACTCGCTTTGGTGCATTTGCAGCTGCCAGCCTTTTTTTCACCACAAAATTTAAGCTGGCTGAAACAGATGCTCAGCAGTTTATGCTCATCTTTTGCTGTGGCCGTTGAAGTGCGTCATCCGGTATTTTTTGATAAAGCAGAGCATGAAATCACCCTAAACCGTTTATTACGTGACTTCGATGCCGAGCGGGTGATATTTGACAGCAGAGCATTATTTTCTGTGCCAGCCACTAATGCAGCTTTGCTGGATGCGCAGCGCAAAAAGCCTTACCTGCCTGTGCATGCGGTGGCGTTAACGAAGCAGCCAATGCTGCGTTTTGTAGGCACGGACGATATGGCGGTGAATCAGCATTATTATCAGCCCTGGCTGGGTAAAGTGCGGCAGTGGCTGGATGAAGGAAAAACTCCTTTTTGTTTTTTCCATAGCCCGGATAATTTAACAGCGCCGGTTTTGGCGCGGCAGTTTGTAATGGATTTGGGTATAGAACACCCAATACTGGCGCCCTGGGCGCAGGATCAAACTCAGCTAAGCTTGCTTTGATTTCGTCTTGAAGTTGAAATACGTTAAACTATCCGCCAATTACAGGTATGAAGTTGTTCCACTGATGCAAAAAGATCATATTTACGCCGACCCTCTGGGCCATATTCAGGATTTTTGTTTTGACTCCGCCGTGGTAGATGTCTTTCCGGACATGATTCAACGCTCTGTGCCTGGCTATCAAACTATCATTCAGACCATAGGTAAACTGACCAGCCGTTTTCAGCAAGCTGACAGCAACTATTACGATTTGGGCTGCTCTTTGGGCGCCGCCAGTTTAGCCATGCGCCGCCAGATCACAGAACCTGGTTGTCAGTTGATTGGCGTCGATAACAGTGCCGCTATGGTCGAACGTTGCACCAGTCATTTACAGGCCTTTCGCTCTGACGTACCGGCTACTGTTCTACTAGCTGATATCCGCGATATTCCTATGGAAAACGCTGCGATGGTGGTCAGTAATTTCACCCTGCAGTTTTTAGCTAAAGAAGACAGAGCCCGCCTGATTGAGCGAATCTACAAAGCGCTCAAGCCTGGTGGTATTTTTGTATTGTCGGAAAAAATTATCGAAACTGATGAAACCACTCATGAGCTGTTGATTGATTTGCACCATGATTTTAAGCGCTCCAATGGCTATAGCGAGCTGGAGATCAGTCAAAAACGCACAGCACTTGAAAATGTAATGCGCCCTGACAGCCTGGCCGAACATAAAGCTCGACTGTCCGCTGCAGGTTTTGAACATATCAGTTTATGGTTCCAGTGTTTTAACTTCTGCTCTATGGTGGCCATTAAAGCAGAGGCGCAGCGATGAGCCGTTTTCAGAGTTTTTATCAACAAATAGCAGGCAATAAACTACTGCACTGGCTGGAGACCCTGCCCTCTCAGCTGAAAAGCTGGGAACAAGAGGCTTTACATGGTGACTTTAAGCAGTGGCAAAAAGTACTGGATCACTTGCCTGTTGCAGCCAAAAGCTGTGTCGAACTAAAAACTAAAGTCGAATTTGGCCAGCCAGATGAGCTGAATGATGGCCAAAAACAACGCCTGGAATTCTTGTTACGCCAGTTAATGCCATGGCGCAAAGGCCCTTTTACAGTGCATGGGTTAAGCATAGATACAGAATGGCGCTCCGACTGGAAATGGGACCGAGTATTGCCTCATATCAGCCCACTTCAACACAGAACAGTGCTGGATGTCGGCTGTGGCAGTGGTTATCACTTGTGGCGCATGAAAGGCGAAGGAGCAGAGTTTGTTGTAGGCATAGACCCTTCACAGCTGTTTTATTGCCAATTTGAAGCTATTAAACATTTTAATCCTGATCCTACAGTGCATTTATTGCCGGTCGGCATAGACGATATGCCGGCCCTAAAAGCTTTTGATACCGTTTTTTCAATGGGCGTGTTGTATCACCGTCGCTCCCCCATCGACTTTTTAGCCCAATTAAAACAGCAACTGCGCCCTGGTGGCGAACTGGTACTGGAAACCTTAGTGATTGAAGGCGATGAGCAAGCCGTATTAGTGCCCACAGATCGCTACGCAAAAATGCGGAATGTCTGGTTTATCCCAAGCACTGCAGCTTTATTACTTTGGCTGCAGCGGGTTGGATTTAAAGACGCCAAAGTGGTGGATTTGTCGGTGACCAGTCTGGATGAACAACGCAAAACCAGCTGGATGGAAAACGAAAGTCTGATTGATTTTCTTGACCCA
Protein-coding sequences here:
- a CDS encoding DUF72 domain-containing protein, which translates into the protein MLYLGCPVWANPQWKNLIFNSKLQPSDFLANYSRYFNSVEGNTSFYADPSAQTVTRWAEQSSENFLFTLKVPKRLSHQFQQFQAEELQLWLNLIAPLTNKLALVHLQLPAFFSPQNLSWLKQMLSSLCSSFAVAVEVRHPVFFDKAEHEITLNRLLRDFDAERVIFDSRALFSVPATNAALLDAQRKKPYLPVHAVALTKQPMLRFVGTDDMAVNQHYYQPWLGKVRQWLDEGKTPFCFFHSPDNLTAPVLARQFVMDLGIEHPILAPWAQDQTQLSLL
- the cmoA gene encoding carboxy-S-adenosyl-L-methionine synthase CmoA, with amino-acid sequence MQKDHIYADPLGHIQDFCFDSAVVDVFPDMIQRSVPGYQTIIQTIGKLTSRFQQADSNYYDLGCSLGAASLAMRRQITEPGCQLIGVDNSAAMVERCTSHLQAFRSDVPATVLLADIRDIPMENAAMVVSNFTLQFLAKEDRARLIERIYKALKPGGIFVLSEKIIETDETTHELLIDLHHDFKRSNGYSELEISQKRTALENVMRPDSLAEHKARLSAAGFEHISLWFQCFNFCSMVAIKAEAQR
- the cmoB gene encoding tRNA 5-methoxyuridine(34)/uridine 5-oxyacetic acid(34) synthase CmoB, with the translated sequence MSRFQSFYQQIAGNKLLHWLETLPSQLKSWEQEALHGDFKQWQKVLDHLPVAAKSCVELKTKVEFGQPDELNDGQKQRLEFLLRQLMPWRKGPFTVHGLSIDTEWRSDWKWDRVLPHISPLQHRTVLDVGCGSGYHLWRMKGEGAEFVVGIDPSQLFYCQFEAIKHFNPDPTVHLLPVGIDDMPALKAFDTVFSMGVLYHRRSPIDFLAQLKQQLRPGGELVLETLVIEGDEQAVLVPTDRYAKMRNVWFIPSTAALLLWLQRVGFKDAKVVDLSVTSLDEQRKTSWMENESLIDFLDPTDHSKTIEGYPAPLRAVIVAQV